A single region of the Abditibacteriota bacterium genome encodes:
- a CDS encoding Eco57I restriction-modification methylase domain-containing protein, translated as MTCELFLHDILELQKAPHPDRDTLIELLRGFFEEKFDGCEEYSTSIPDDPGEELLSCKCGDCNTLVYAIPTDKALTERSGKKQQYEQARRLMNDYNYDMGIFVFYDDECRFRMSLIYKTYKGSKAKASNFRRFTHFVSPAINNMTFKLQMTADELWGDPEKVKNAFSVEKVSKEFYNKIVDWYNRAVAESVYPFTKSNKPKEQKQKEAILRLITRLMFVWFMKQKGLIPEILFDRHALASVLKDFDPESGDCYYNAILQNLFFPTLSTETDKRTFGDPGEYYNPLYGDHFKYRYKKMFIDPGHALKELFGAIPYVNGGLFDCQDIVYQDKDVKIEVNGKTVTFKGSRTARRNNNKPLEYRSDCFSDYKYRDSEKRARVPNSLFFGVRDHHSIIEEIKSEGILDIFARYNFTVDENTTSDQDIALDPEMLGKIFENLLAAEINPETQESARKSSGSYYTRREIVDFMVDEALKDYLAGKTGCSPDDLCHLFEEDALPAELAGKAYEIAEALMSVRIFDPACGSGAFPMGALHRIIRLLEIVDPLEREGTDFVSEEETPFRRKLGIIKNCIYGADIQPIAAEITMLRCFLSLLIEQQPDPDKDNYGIEPLPSLDFKFMQGNSLIYNIEGKNFGFSMDTSLLFNDGEDKFYKDLKLLEALKDKYYSDITPDIKKTVKRAIFTLADRIAGIPVEDPDQPRNYMLYSIFFSEVKGGFDIIIGNPPYIQLQKDGSRLGDLYKPYNYKTFDRMGDIYCLFYELGFSNQSNLLKPGGTLCYITSKKWMKQAFGEKLRTELAQNTDPRLLIDLGPGQFENATVDTNILLYNKSENTGRCRSLILKQDVLYLRQETEKAIACAFNSSNSWVILSPIEQSIKAKIEAKGTPLKEWNVSINRGILTGYNEAFVINGATKDRLIREDPRSAEIIKPLLQGRDMFRYRADFSDKWLICTFPARNYNIDNYPAVKKHLLSFGKERLEQSGKKNIEVNGERCNARKKTNNKWFEVQDSIAYWQDFEKEKIIWGQLSDKPKFIVDADKHYYIGDSAFYMIIDTCVKYMACFLNSKVSEYYFSKDAPSSGQGTTQWKKYKIIELPVPKITKEQAEHFDDLYDKAEAAGQDTTLLEQAEAEINKAVYGLFDFTEEEIEFIERSVK; from the coding sequence AATGACTACAACTATGACATGGGCATATTTGTATTCTATGATGACGAGTGCCGGTTCCGCATGTCCCTGATATACAAGACCTACAAGGGGAGCAAGGCCAAGGCCAGCAACTTCCGGCGCTTCACCCACTTCGTGTCTCCGGCTATCAACAACATGACATTTAAACTTCAGATGACAGCTGACGAGCTTTGGGGCGATCCTGAAAAGGTGAAGAACGCTTTTTCCGTGGAGAAGGTGAGCAAAGAGTTTTACAACAAAATCGTTGACTGGTACAACAGAGCGGTAGCAGAGTCTGTGTATCCCTTTACAAAATCCAACAAGCCCAAAGAGCAAAAGCAAAAGGAAGCCATTCTGCGGCTGATCACACGCCTCATGTTCGTGTGGTTCATGAAGCAAAAGGGCCTGATCCCCGAGATTCTCTTTGACAGGCACGCTCTTGCGTCTGTGCTCAAAGACTTTGACCCGGAAAGCGGAGACTGCTACTACAACGCTATACTGCAAAACCTGTTTTTCCCCACTCTCTCTACCGAGACAGACAAGAGAACCTTTGGCGATCCGGGTGAATACTACAACCCTCTCTACGGCGACCACTTCAAATACAGATATAAAAAGATGTTCATAGATCCCGGCCACGCTCTGAAAGAGCTTTTTGGCGCGATACCCTATGTCAACGGCGGTCTCTTTGACTGTCAGGACATTGTCTATCAGGACAAAGATGTAAAAATAGAAGTCAACGGCAAGACCGTCACTTTTAAGGGCAGCAGAACGGCCCGCAGGAATAATAACAAGCCCCTGGAATACCGCAGCGACTGCTTCTCTGACTACAAATACAGAGACAGTGAAAAGCGCGCCCGGGTGCCCAACAGCCTCTTCTTCGGCGTCAGGGACCACCACAGCATCATAGAAGAAATAAAATCGGAAGGCATTCTGGATATATTCGCCCGGTACAACTTCACAGTGGATGAAAACACTACCTCCGACCAGGATATAGCTCTGGACCCCGAGATGCTGGGCAAAATATTTGAAAATTTGCTGGCAGCAGAAATCAATCCGGAAACCCAGGAGTCTGCGCGTAAATCATCCGGGAGCTATTATACCCGGCGTGAGATCGTGGACTTTATGGTGGATGAAGCTCTGAAAGACTATCTTGCCGGTAAGACAGGTTGTTCGCCTGACGACCTGTGTCATCTGTTTGAGGAAGACGCTCTGCCGGCGGAGCTGGCTGGCAAAGCCTATGAAATAGCCGAAGCTCTCATGTCTGTGCGCATATTTGACCCCGCCTGCGGCTCCGGAGCCTTTCCTATGGGCGCTCTCCACAGGATAATCCGCCTGCTGGAGATAGTCGATCCTCTGGAGCGCGAAGGAACAGACTTTGTGTCGGAAGAGGAAACTCCCTTCCGGCGCAAGCTGGGTATCATCAAAAACTGCATCTACGGCGCAGACATCCAGCCCATAGCGGCAGAGATCACCATGCTCAGGTGCTTCCTTTCCCTACTCATAGAACAGCAGCCTGATCCGGACAAAGACAACTATGGCATAGAGCCCTTGCCATCACTGGACTTCAAATTTATGCAGGGCAACAGCCTGATATACAACATCGAAGGGAAGAACTTTGGCTTCAGTATGGATACGAGCCTGCTGTTTAATGATGGTGAGGACAAGTTTTACAAGGATCTCAAGCTGCTGGAAGCCCTGAAGGACAAGTATTACAGTGACATCACCCCCGATATCAAAAAGACTGTGAAGAGGGCTATCTTCACCCTGGCAGACCGGATCGCCGGCATCCCTGTTGAAGATCCTGACCAGCCCCGGAATTACATGCTCTACTCCATATTCTTTTCCGAGGTAAAGGGCGGCTTTGACATTATAATTGGCAATCCGCCTTATATCCAGCTGCAAAAAGACGGCAGTAGGTTGGGAGACCTGTATAAGCCGTATAACTACAAGACCTTTGACAGAATGGGAGACATATACTGCCTGTTTTACGAGCTGGGCTTCAGCAACCAGAGCAATCTGCTGAAGCCTGGCGGGACTCTGTGTTACATAACATCAAAAAAGTGGATGAAACAAGCATTCGGCGAAAAGCTGCGCACCGAGCTGGCTCAAAACACAGACCCTCGTTTGCTCATAGACCTGGGCCCCGGTCAGTTTGAGAATGCGACGGTGGATACCAATATACTGCTCTATAACAAGAGTGAAAACACCGGCCGCTGCAGATCGTTGATACTAAAGCAGGATGTATTGTATTTGCGTCAGGAAACGGAAAAGGCTATTGCATGCGCGTTTAACAGTTCCAACAGCTGGGTGATACTCTCTCCCATAGAGCAGAGTATCAAAGCCAAAATAGAAGCAAAGGGTACGCCGCTGAAAGAATGGAATGTGAGCATCAATAGAGGCATATTGACCGGCTATAACGAGGCATTTGTTATAAATGGAGCTACCAAAGACAGGCTCATACGGGAAGATCCCAGATCCGCCGAGATCATCAAACCTCTGCTGCAGGGTCGGGATATGTTTCGATACCGGGCTGACTTTTCGGACAAGTGGCTGATATGTACTTTTCCCGCAAGGAATTATAACATTGACAATTATCCAGCTGTAAAAAAACATCTCTTGAGTTTTGGCAAGGAAAGGCTGGAACAAAGCGGCAAGAAGAATATCGAGGTCAACGGCGAGAGGTGCAATGCCCGAAAAAAGACAAACAACAAATGGTTTGAGGTTCAAGATTCTATTGCCTACTGGCAGGACTTCGAAAAAGAAAAAATCATATGGGGTCAGCTTTCAGACAAGCCTAAGTTTATCGTTGATGCTGATAAGCATTATTATATCGGAGATTCTGCGTTTTATATGATCATAGATACTTGTGTAAAGTATATGGCTTGTTTCCTTAATTCAAAGGTTTCAGAATACTATTTCTCTAAAGACGCTCCATCGTCCGGTCAGGGAACAACACAGTGGAAAAAGTACAAAATCATTGAGCTTCCCGTTCCCAAGATCACCAAGGAACAGGCTGAACATTTTGATGATCTCTATGATAAAGCAGAAGCCGCCGGCCAAGACACAACCTTGCTTGAACAGGCGGAAGCCGAGATCAACAAGGCGGTTTACGGTCTGTTTGA